Part of the Candidatus Binatus sp. genome is shown below.
TCGATTTGTGGACCGTGCTCACCGCCCCAAAAATCGGCGAAAATCCAACGATTCCGCTGTCACCGGCACTGGCATGAGCATAAATCATGCTTACGTTTAAGTCCGGTGCGGTTTTACCAAATGAGCAAGCGACACAAGCAACCCCAGGACGGAAATCCCGCCATGGACGACGGGTTCGATCAGGCGGCCGGCGGCGCTGAACCAGTGCACGGCGAGGGCAGCCAAACCTCGGCGGGAATTGAAAGCGAGCTGGATTCCTTACGCGCGCAGATCGCCGAAAAAGACAAGGAAATCGCCGAGCTGAAGGACAAGTATCTTCGCACGCTCGCCGACTCTGAAAATGCGCGCAAGCGAATCCGCCAGCAGAGCGAGGAATCGATCCGCATCCAGCGCGAGGCGATTCTCCGCGACCTGCTGCCGATCATCGACAACCTCGAGCGCGCGCTCGCGGCCGCCCGCAATGGCAATGACGCCAGGACGATCGTCGATGGCGTCGAGATGACGGTGCGGGCGCTGATCGATTTCCTGCGTGCGCAAGGGGTGACACCGCTGCAGTCGGTCGGCCAGGCGTTCGATCCAAGCCGGCATGAG
Proteins encoded:
- the grpE gene encoding nucleotide exchange factor GrpE; the encoded protein is MSKRHKQPQDGNPAMDDGFDQAAGGAEPVHGEGSQTSAGIESELDSLRAQIAEKDKEIAELKDKYLRTLADSENARKRIRQQSEESIRIQREAILRDLLPIIDNLERALAAARNGNDARTIVDGVEMTVRALIDFLRAQGVTPLQSVGQAFDPSRHEAVDQVASATHAPNTVVDEFHRGYLIGDRTLRPARVSVAKENGTDSGKRNGGESDASDIEND